The proteins below are encoded in one region of Paenisporosarcina cavernae:
- a CDS encoding M23 family metallopeptidase — MGLKRNMGWKSPVDFTTYRSSNMVKKAAVTALLASSFTFNIGFAKDSEDGVLQEIYHVYAGNEYVGAISDEEAVDEIIDAKQEEMSNQFTELTFTDDANVKIVPEQVFDATTNDAQTLTNLSDSIEVNASAFGLAVNDEMAVYVKDREAYDNVIKQLKLSAVSEKELNELEARKQSQESLPPLKENETRIIDVLLSEKISGVTQSVKPEEVMSVEDAVTFLKKGTLEEKTYNVQAGDVFGSIASKFNLSGDQLSDLNPGITADSVLQIGQALKVTALKPLVNVQVIKEKKVHEKVAAQKQVEESNAMLKGETKVKQEGVDGVNEMTYTIREINGQRVGKSLKEEKVLKEVKNEIIVKGTKVIPNLGTGTYVWPTQGGYVSSGMGARWGRTHRGTDIARPSGNSIFAIDNGTVTFAGWDGTYGNKIVVNHNNGMTSTYAHLSKINVSIGQTVGQGQTIGVMGSTGRSTGKHLHIEMTRNGALVNALSYIR; from the coding sequence ATGGGTTTGAAAAGGAATATGGGGTGGAAATCACCTGTTGATTTCACTACTTATCGCTCATCAAATATGGTGAAAAAAGCTGCCGTAACGGCTTTATTAGCATCAAGTTTTACATTTAATATAGGTTTTGCAAAAGATTCAGAAGATGGAGTTTTGCAGGAAATCTATCATGTATATGCAGGAAATGAATATGTAGGTGCTATTTCAGATGAAGAAGCGGTCGATGAAATTATTGACGCAAAACAAGAAGAAATGAGCAACCAATTCACTGAACTCACGTTCACGGATGACGCAAATGTCAAAATTGTTCCAGAACAAGTATTTGACGCAACAACAAATGATGCGCAAACACTAACAAATCTTAGTGATTCCATTGAAGTGAATGCAAGTGCATTCGGTCTAGCAGTCAACGACGAGATGGCAGTCTACGTCAAAGACCGAGAAGCTTACGACAATGTGATAAAACAATTAAAACTATCAGCAGTATCCGAAAAAGAGCTCAATGAATTAGAGGCTAGAAAACAATCTCAAGAGTCTTTACCACCATTAAAAGAAAATGAAACACGAATTATCGATGTTTTATTATCCGAAAAAATTTCTGGCGTTACACAATCCGTTAAACCAGAAGAAGTGATGTCAGTAGAGGATGCAGTGACATTCTTGAAAAAAGGTACTTTAGAAGAAAAAACATACAACGTGCAAGCTGGCGATGTATTTGGATCCATTGCTTCTAAATTCAATCTCTCTGGTGACCAATTATCAGACTTGAATCCTGGAATTACGGCGGATTCTGTCTTGCAAATTGGACAAGCATTAAAAGTAACGGCTTTAAAACCACTTGTAAATGTGCAAGTAATTAAAGAGAAAAAAGTACACGAAAAAGTTGCGGCACAAAAGCAAGTAGAAGAATCCAATGCTATGCTAAAAGGCGAAACGAAAGTGAAGCAAGAAGGCGTAGATGGCGTAAACGAAATGACCTACACGATTCGTGAAATAAATGGACAACGTGTTGGTAAATCGTTGAAGGAAGAAAAAGTGTTAAAAGAAGTCAAAAATGAAATTATCGTCAAAGGAACAAAAGTGATTCCAAACCTTGGAACTGGCACGTACGTTTGGCCAACACAAGGTGGATACGTATCAAGTGGAATGGGTGCACGATGGGGAAGAACTCACCGTGGAACCGATATTGCTCGCCCTAGCGGTAACTCCATTTTCGCAATTGACAATGGAACAGTGACATTTGCTGGTTGGGACGGAACGTACGGCAACAAAATCGTAGTTAACCACAACAATGGAATGACAAGTACGTACGCTCATCTATCAAAAATAAATGTCTCCATTGGTCAAACGGTCGGTCAAGGTCAAACGATCGGTGTTATGGGATCCACAGGACGCTCCACTGGAAAGCATTTACACATTGAAATGACAAGAAATGGTGCTTTAGTAAACGCACTTTCGTATATTCGCTAA
- a CDS encoding YitT family protein, giving the protein MLPEKLKVSHKKTPPKTIAKRIIMIILGAIMMAVGLELFIVPNQLLDGGIVGISIIASHLTGLGLGIYIFLLNIPFFFIGYKQIGKTFALSTVLGITVLSICTIFLHPVERFTSDVLLATVFGGIILGTGIGLVIRYGGSLDGSEILAILFNRRTIFSVGEIIMFINLLIFTVAGFVFTWEQAMYSVLVYYIAYKTIDVVLTGFDESKAVYIISDDVDEIGQAIIDRLGRGVTFLHGEGAYTGDDKKVIFCVITRLEEAKLKTIVEDIDNHAFIAIGNIAEVKGGRFKKRNIH; this is encoded by the coding sequence ATTCTTCCTGAGAAACTAAAGGTTTCACATAAAAAAACACCACCTAAAACGATTGCCAAGCGAATCATTATGATCATTCTCGGTGCGATAATGATGGCAGTCGGATTAGAATTATTCATTGTTCCCAATCAGCTACTAGATGGAGGAATTGTTGGTATCTCCATTATTGCATCCCATCTAACAGGTTTAGGCCTCGGAATTTATATCTTCCTTCTAAACATTCCTTTCTTCTTTATTGGTTACAAACAAATCGGCAAAACATTTGCCCTTTCCACTGTTCTTGGCATTACTGTATTATCTATTTGCACTATCTTCTTGCACCCTGTAGAGCGTTTCACTTCTGATGTGTTGCTTGCAACGGTATTTGGAGGAATCATTCTTGGAACAGGAATTGGTTTAGTGATTCGATATGGTGGATCGCTGGATGGATCGGAAATCCTCGCAATATTATTCAACCGTCGAACGATTTTCTCCGTAGGGGAAATTATTATGTTCATCAACTTGCTTATTTTCACTGTGGCTGGATTTGTCTTTACGTGGGAACAAGCCATGTATTCCGTTTTGGTGTATTACATCGCGTATAAAACCATCGATGTTGTATTAACCGGCTTTGATGAATCAAAAGCAGTGTACATCATTAGTGACGATGTGGATGAAATTGGTCAAGCGATTATTGATCGCTTAGGACGTGGCGTTACATTCCTACACGGGGAAGGTGCTTATACGGGAGATGATAAAAAAGTCATTTTCTGTGTCATCACTCGTTTAGAAGAAGCAAAACTCAAAACAATTGTCGAAGATATTGATAACCACGCATTTATTGCAATCGGTAACATTGCCGAGGTAAAAGGTGGCCGCTTTAAAAAGCGTAATATCCATTAA
- the yycF gene encoding response regulator YycF, whose product MNKTILVVDDEKPIADILQFNLKKEGYNVVCAYDGDDALAKAEEIQPDLMLLDIMLPNRDGMEVCREIRKKFDFPIIMLTAKDSEIDKVLGLELGADDYVTKPFSTRELIARVKANMRRHQTVQAEELEESSNDIVVGSLTIQPDAYLVLKRDESIELTHREFELLHYLAKHIGQVMTREHLLQTVWGYDYFGDVRTVDVTIRRLREKIEDNPSHPAWIVTRRGVGYYLRNPEQE is encoded by the coding sequence ATGAATAAAACAATTTTAGTTGTAGACGATGAAAAACCAATTGCAGATATTCTTCAATTTAACTTAAAAAAAGAAGGGTACAATGTCGTTTGTGCTTATGATGGTGACGATGCGCTAGCGAAAGCAGAAGAAATCCAACCCGATTTAATGCTGTTAGATATCATGCTACCAAATCGTGATGGAATGGAAGTTTGCCGAGAAATTCGGAAAAAATTCGATTTCCCGATTATTATGTTAACAGCAAAAGATTCCGAAATTGATAAGGTACTTGGCTTAGAGCTTGGTGCAGATGACTATGTGACAAAACCATTTAGCACACGTGAGTTAATCGCTCGTGTGAAAGCAAATATGCGCCGTCATCAAACGGTACAAGCAGAGGAGTTAGAAGAATCGAGTAATGATATCGTTGTTGGCTCATTAACGATTCAACCAGATGCGTACTTAGTTTTAAAAAGAGACGAATCCATCGAGCTCACGCACCGTGAGTTTGAATTGCTTCATTATTTAGCAAAACATATCGGACAAGTGATGACGCGGGAGCATTTACTTCAGACAGTATGGGGCTATGACTATTTCGGAGATGTTCGAACGGTCGATGTAACGATTCGTCGATTACGTGAAAAAATTGAAGATAATCCTAGCCATCCAGCATGGATTGTCACTAGACGTGGCGTAGGGTATTATTTGCGAAATCCTGAACAGGAGTAG